The Aspergillus luchuensis IFO 4308 DNA, chromosome 7, nearly complete sequence genome has a segment encoding these proteins:
- a CDS encoding DC1 domain-containing protein, producing MEGRRARYFHVILAILSQCSGKISSLPESILRLDGYQGEVACDVCQVYVDGDGVYYRCSRCNDYRFAICDDCKTRGMVHLSEWGRMKCVNWNRSNLTRSDELGLMICIVLAADGSGLGEIY from the coding sequence ATGGAAGGTCGGAGGGCGAGGTATTTTCATGTCATTTTGGCGATATTGTCGCAGTGCTCCGGCAAGATCTCTAGTCTTCCCGAATCTATCCTCCGCTTGGATGGCTACCAAGGAGAAGTGGCTTGCGATGTGTGTCAGGTTTATGTAGACGGTGATGGGGTGTATTATCGTTGCTCGAGATGCAATGATTATCGGTTTGCCATTTGCGATGACTGCAAGACGCGAGGAATGGTGCACCTGTCTGAATGGGGTCGCATGAAATGCGTCAATTGGAACAGAAGCAACTTGACGCGGAGCGACGAGTTAGGTTTGATGATATGTATTGTCCTTGCCGCGGATGGATCAGGCCTCGGTGAGATATACTAA